The nucleotide window TGCCAATTTCATAGCCTGTGGATTTTTGAGGCTCGAAGGAATTGCCATTGACATCTGTCCCAAAGTTCGGGTTGAACGATTGAGAATAGCTGGCATATAGCGACAGATTTTCTGTGGGTTTATAGACGACTCCCAAGCGGGGACTCCAAGCGCTATCAGAGCGGCTTGTTTCGTCAAAGAGATTGCGAAAATCAACGCTGTCGTAGCGCAAACTGGCAAGAACGATAAAGTTATCGCTGAAGTTAATTTGATCTTGGAGGAAAACGCCGACGCGATCGGCTTCTGTATCGAAGTCAGGGAAGGCGGTTGCGTTCTCAAAACTCGACCCAGGAAACGCGCCAAAAACTGGATTGGAAAGATTGAGCGACGAGCCAACGGGGAAATCAATTTTTGTGAATCGGTCGTCAAAGCGGTTGAAATTGAGATCGACCCCGAACAACAGCGTATGCGCGATCGTCCCTGTTGCAAATTCCCCCACAATATTCGTTTGCACCGAATAATCGCTGGAGTAATACTCCCGACTCGCAGGCGCGCGAAAGACTGTTCCCGCCGTCTCATCCACAGAGAGGGGTAAGAGCGAGAGAATAGCGTAGTCTTGGCTCACGTAACGAAAACCGTGATTCAGCGTCCAACCCTCGTCCAATTGGTGTTTGAGATCGTAGCCTAGGGTTAGAGAGCGATTGGTAACAAAGCTATCGGGATGGGTCGTAATCCGATCGCGCGGCACGTCAAATACCCCTTCGTCCAAAGCCGGAATTCCCGGATCGTGGGGATCTTTTTCATCCACATATTCCAACAGGAGAGTGAGAGTGGTGCGATCGCTAATGTCCCAACTCAGCACAGGAGCAATAAAGAAGCGTCGCGTCTCGGTTTCAAAGTTACGAAAACCATCCTCTCGTTGGTATGCCACATTCAAGCGATAGCGCAAGGAAGCGTCTTCCGTCAGAGGTCCGGTCAGATCGACACTCGGACGAATGAGTCCCGAACTGCCTGCTTGCAACTTTAGTTCGTAAAAAGGCTCGGATAGCGGCTGTTTTGTGACTAAGTTAATGATGCCGCCAGGTTCGATTTGACCGTAGAGAACCGAAGAGGGACCTTTGAGAACTTCAATGCGCTCGATATTTGCCGTTTCTTGGGTTCCCAAAAGGTTGGTCACGCGAAACCCATTGCGCACAATCGGTCCGCTGTCAAAACCATTCGATGTAAAGCCGCGAATCGCTATGTTCTCGCCGGTGCCGAACGTACCGAAGCGACCCGATATCCCACTAACATTCCGCAATGCCTCGTCTACACGAATAATTTGCTGGTCTTCTAGCACCCGTTGGGGAACGACCTGAATCGATTGGGGCGTATCTATAATCGGCGTGTCCGTTCTCGTCCCAGCCGTCGCGTTGGGAACGAGGTATCTCTCACCGCTTTGTTGTTGCGTCACCACAATTTCAATTTCTTCGGAGGAGATTCCCAATACCAGTCCGGAGATTCCAGTGCGGATATCAACCGCAGGCGGCGCATCAGTTCCGGTAATGACAACTCGCACCCGATTGCCGGGGAGATTGGTGACATTGATTCGAGCAACGCCAACAGTGGGTTCGAGTGCTGAAAACTCGTCTCCATCGGGAAGTGCTAATACTGCGTTGGGAATCTCCGCAGTTAGGGTGTTGCCAGAAACTGAAGTTTCCGGGGTTTCTAGTTCGTCGAGAGTTTCAAGCAGGAGTTCGATCCCCGTCTCGGTTGAGTCCAGTTGCACTCCTGTAATCTGGATAGCAGAAGCTTGGGCGATTTGGACGAGCCATTCATCAACGGTGGTGGCAGGTCGGTTAAGAGCGCTCCAAGAGGGAATTTCCGTTGTCGGTTGGACTTGACTCTCCCTGGAAGGAATCCTCTTTTCTGACTCTGGGAGAAGCGGTATTTCAGCAGGAGGCGCGATCGCGTCCTCTATGGCTTTTGCCGATTGTCCGGAGAGTAACATTAAAGCTGTGATTAGGGGCGCGATCGCGCCCAGGGCAAATATCGATGATTTCATCCAAATCTTTTTCCACGCAACTGAACCATGTACAAATAACTAAAAATACTTCTCAAGAAGCAGTGAAAAAATAATAGAGGGTAGAGCCTGGGATTTTCTTTGCGAGACGGAGTTTTTTCTTTGCGAAACGGAGATGGAAATGCTTTTAAGTTTGCTACGCAGGATTGATATCAAATCCTTCAAATTGCCCATTGTGAAAAATTCACCGTGTCCCCGTGTCCCTATTCCCTATGCCTAGCAAGGATTTCTGGTAATTCACATCAGGTGTAAATTAGTTAAATTTGCTCAACTGATAAGTTTTTGGACTAATGGCAAACTTTTTCCGAAAGGCGGTGCTGAACGCTTCTGGATTGCGATACCCCACCATTGCAGCAATTCCGGCAATAGATAGGTTGGAATTCAGGAGTAGCTGTTGGGCTTGTTGCATTCGGTAATCTTGCAAATAGCCGAATACGGTTGTCCCGAAAACCTGACGAAAGCCCTGCTTGAGCTTACAGTCATTCAATCCAACCTGTCGTGCTATTTCTGCGAGCGAGGGGGGATTCTGAGCGTGGCGAATGATAATCTCTCTGGCGTGGTGTAGAGAATCAATGTCAGCACTTTGCAAGCGAAAGCGTTGGGGTGTGGAGTGGCGTTCTTCTGTCCAACACGAAAACTGTAGAGAAAAAAGCTCTAGGGCTTTACTTTCGAGATAAAGTTGTTGAGTTAATCCTTGATAAGGACATTGCAGCATTTGTTGAACCGTTTGGCTCATCGCTGGTGAAATTCTACCTAAAGGTTGATGGAAGCGCAGGAAACTTTGCTTTTGAAAGAGTACTTGTAACGGCTGAGGCAAACTTTTATCCGCAAGATTGAAGGAGCTAAAATAATCAACATTGGCATGAATCATTACTACGTGAATCGGTCGATTTGACTGCCATTCCTCAACTTCGGTATGTTCGGGGAGATGGTAGAGATAGTTCCAGCCTGTGACTTCTTCGTAGTCACGGCTAATGTCTGAGACTTTAGGTGTCCGAACTCTAGAAGAGCCTGATAAATAAAATTTAGCAACTAGCGGAAACTGACGTTCGTGTTGCCGTTTTATTTTGACTGTCTGTGCTAAAGTTGCGCAATAGGTCTCAATTGTTAATCCGTTACGTAGAGAAATAACGCGACAGGTTCCCGTCCCAATTGATTTGGGCAAATTATACTGAACGCCTAACTCTATGGGCTGACAAATTTGTTCGCCTTGTTCTTGGGCTTGTTCTACCAGTTCTGGGAAATCTGCATTTTCGATCGCCATTCTGACTTTTTGCACATTATTAATAAAATTAATTCTCAATAAAAAAGATCGATCTGTCAAGGAAGAGACGACGCGCGAGAAAGCTAATCCCTTGCTCGATCTTACATTTCATCCAAATACGCTTTCAACCGTTCCAAGGAAGGACGCGAAAATAAATTGCGATAAGAGTTTCTCGTTTTGGGCAATTGCTGGAGAATCGCTTGCTCAGTTGGCAACCACCCGGTTGGGGGACGATATTGTACCGCCAAATCCTCCTGCACGGCTAACGCGCAATTGCCCCCCTCGTCCATCACTGTGAAGAGCAGGACTGGATACTGCATATTCCGTTTTCCCACCAAACCCGTGAAATAAGAGAAGTGATACTCCAGGGGCAAAGACCAAACTTGAACTCGCGCATTTTTCCCAATAATGAGGTCAACTTCACCGTTCTCGCGCTCAATTAAGCGCATTTGAGTTCGATCTCTGCGGAAGAGAAAGATGGCGAGTAAGGCGAGTGCAAGCGCTAGAAGCGCTAACCCCACACTCCAGGCGAGTTGCTCGAAAAGATCGGAAAACCCGCCAATTAGCAAAATAATTAATGCCATTAGCGCTCCTGTTGCAATTATCATGAGGCGATTGATTTTGCGCGTGGGAAAAATCGTTGCTTCATACAAGGTGCATCCACCGAGTGCATTGTTTGACATAGCCATTCGTTCAACTTCAGGCTATTACTTTACCTTAACGAGTTGTCAAGGATCGATCGAATGCGGCAATTGCTTATTGCTTTTAATTTTCATTAAAATCGATTAAGATAAGCTCTGGCGCGTTCCCATAACGATTTTTCAGGACTTCAACTCGTGACGAGACAATCGGTTCAAACCAGTAGGGGCGATGGGACGCGATCGCGCCCTTCCTTGTGGATGGGTCTGGGGATCGGCGCGATCGCGTTGCTGCTCTGTTTAGTAGCCAGTACGATTTATGGGGCGACAGATATCTCCTTGCGGGAAGTTTACGAAGCCCTGACTGCCTTCGACGGCTCTACGGAGCATTTAATTATCCAAACGATCCGATTGCCGCGATCCTTTATTGCCTTGTTGGTGGGGTCTGCTCTCGCGGTGGCTGGGGCATTGATGCAAGGACTGACGCGCAATCCCCTCGCTTCTCCCGGTATTTTGGGGATCAATGCAGGTGCAGCCTTTGCTATTGTTACTGCAACCTTTCTCTTTAGCGATCGCGCCCTCAGTTTTTATGTTTGGTTTGCCTTTCTCGGTGCGGGTTTAA belongs to Lusitaniella coriacea LEGE 07157 and includes:
- a CDS encoding helix-turn-helix transcriptional regulator gives rise to the protein MQKVRMAIENADFPELVEQAQEQGEQICQPIELGVQYNLPKSIGTGTCRVISLRNGLTIETYCATLAQTVKIKRQHERQFPLVAKFYLSGSSRVRTPKVSDISRDYEEVTGWNYLYHLPEHTEVEEWQSNRPIHVVMIHANVDYFSSFNLADKSLPQPLQVLFQKQSFLRFHQPLGRISPAMSQTVQQMLQCPYQGLTQQLYLESKALELFSLQFSCWTEERHSTPQRFRLQSADIDSLHHAREIIIRHAQNPPSLAEIARQVGLNDCKLKQGFRQVFGTTVFGYLQDYRMQQAQQLLLNSNLSIAGIAAMVGYRNPEAFSTAFRKKFAISPKTYQLSKFN
- a CDS encoding TonB-dependent siderophore receptor; its protein translation is MKSSIFALGAIAPLITALMLLSGQSAKAIEDAIAPPAEIPLLPESEKRIPSRESQVQPTTEIPSWSALNRPATTVDEWLVQIAQASAIQITGVQLDSTETGIELLLETLDELETPETSVSGNTLTAEIPNAVLALPDGDEFSALEPTVGVARINVTNLPGNRVRVVITGTDAPPAVDIRTGISGLVLGISSEEIEIVVTQQQSGERYLVPNATAGTRTDTPIIDTPQSIQVVPQRVLEDQQIIRVDEALRNVSGISGRFGTFGTGENIAIRGFTSNGFDSGPIVRNGFRVTNLLGTQETANIERIEVLKGPSSVLYGQIEPGGIINLVTKQPLSEPFYELKLQAGSSGLIRPSVDLTGPLTEDASLRYRLNVAYQREDGFRNFETETRRFFIAPVLSWDISDRTTLTLLLEYVDEKDPHDPGIPALDEGVFDVPRDRITTHPDSFVTNRSLTLGYDLKHQLDEGWTLNHGFRYVSQDYAILSLLPLSVDETAGTVFRAPASREYYSSDYSVQTNIVGEFATGTIAHTLLFGVDLNFNRFDDRFTKIDFPVGSSLNLSNPVFGAFPGSSFENATAFPDFDTEADRVGVFLQDQINFSDNFIVLASLRYDSVDFRNLFDETSRSDSAWSPRLGVVYKPTENLSLYASYSQSFNPNFGTDVNGNSFEPQKSTGYEIGIKAELLDGSLQATLAYFDITKENVTTADPNNQFFSVATGEQRSQGVELDIAGEILPGWNIIANYAYTDARITKDNTIPEGNRLFNAPYHGAGLWTTYEIQSGDLQGLGFGVGVNYVGDRAGDLANSFKVGDYFLTNAALFYERDNWRLGLNFNNLFNTNYIISTNERSFGNTVGAPFSVVGSISVQF